In one window of Cherax quadricarinatus isolate ZL_2023a chromosome 27, ASM3850222v1, whole genome shotgun sequence DNA:
- the thoc7 gene encoding THO complex subunit 7 homolog, with protein sequence MGDEEIIRRRLMIDGDGTGDARVMMMFMKHFIKWCSTDDSPQESQNQYDRLLTQLASIEHSSLKWRSIIDMNQEEIQHYELLRDETSKNVKEACIAIEEAKEELEEARQVRRNRLEYDALARLIKEHPPRSDTANKLAHLTQQLHSLKSKRDQLEEKLSLRRKQLHVLVTSLHQLKQTLLIDNSPPQDDDELCIVDEIIDLTAPLPPPTVD encoded by the exons ATGGGTGATG AGGAGATTATCCGACGTAGGTTGATGATTGATGGAGATGGGACTGGTGATGCTCGTGtcatgatgatgttcatgaagcaCTTCATCAAATGGTGTTCAACTGATGATTCACCACAGGAAAG CCAGAATCAATATGACCGTCTTCTGACACAGCTGGCTTCCATAGAGCATTCTTCATTGAAATGGAGATCAATTATTGATATGAATCAAGAAGAAATTCAGCATTATGAATTACTCAG AGATGAAACGAGCAAAAATGTCAAAGAAGCCTGCATTGCTATTGAAGAGGCAAAGGAAGAGCTAGAGGAAGCTCGGCAGGTGCGACGAAACAGACTGGAATATGATGCTCTTGCAAGGCTAATTAAGGAGCATCCCCCTCGTTCAGATACGGCCAATAAGCTAGCACATTTGACACAGCAGTTACATTCTCTGAAG tccaagagagACCAGCTGGAGGAGAAACTGAGTTTGCGCCGAAAGCAGCTACATGTTCTTGTTACTTCACTGCACCAGCTCAAACAGACACTGCTTATAGATAATTCCCCTCCACAAGATGATGACGAATTATGTATTGTGGATGAAATTATTGACctaacagcaccactaccaccaccgactGTTGATTGA